TCACAATACAGAGATACTCCAAACAGAGGTTTCTATAACAGAATGCTAACTGATAGTAATATAGAAAGAAGTTTTGCTTTAGGAGCAGATGTAGATGATGAGATTATTTGTTTTATGAAACTCCCTGCTTATTACAAAATCCCCACTCCTATTGGAAACTACAATCCCGATTTTGGTATTGTTATGAAACGTAAAAGTTTAAGAGATGGAAAAGAAAATGAGTTTTATTTTGTAATTGAAATCAAAGGAACAAACGACATCAATGATAAAAAATCACTAAAAGAAAGTGAGATTTATAAAATTGAATGTGCGGTAAAGCACTTTACCACATTAGGAGTAGAAGTTCAATACAAAGCACCTGTTAAAGATTACCAATATTTTAAAACAGAAGCTACAAAAGACATGAACGCATTAATTGAAGAAGCATAATGAGCAACGATAAACAAAACACTGAGAATCCATTGGAAAACGTACAATCTCACGATTGGAACAAAGAAAGATTGGAGCAATTAAAACAGTTAATGCCAGACCTTTTTACCAATGATGGCAAACTAAATGTTAGCGAACTGAAAAAAGTAGTTGACCCCAAAAGCGTAAACGAAACCGAGCGTTACGAATTTAGATGGTTTGGAAAAAGTAATGCCAAAAGAGAAGCCTTTACACCTACTGATGCAACGCTTGTTTATGATGAAGATAAAAGTGTAAATCCTACCGAAAGCTAAAACCTGATTATTGAAGGAGAAAATTTAGCGGTACTTAAACTATTGAGCAACAGTTACAGAGAGCAAGTAAAGTGTATTTACATTGACCCACCTTACAATACAGGTAAAGACTTTGTGTATTCCGACAGGTTTAATCAAGACCGTAAAGAATATTGGGAAGACGCTGAAATGACTGAAAACGGCTATAAAATTGACTCCAATGCAGAAACCGATGGGCGTTTTCATAGTAATTGGCTCAATATGATGTATAGCCGATTATTGATTTCAAGACAGCTTTTAAGCGAAAAAGGAGTAATTTTTATTTCTATTGATGATAATGAAGTACACCATTTAAGGAAATTATGTGATGAAATATTTGGTGAAGAAAATTTTGAAGGTCATATACATTGGCGTAGAAGACACAATCAACCGAATGATAAATCCAAAATGATTGGATTAGTTGCTGAACACATTATCTCATATTCTAAAAATAAAGAAGAGTATAAAAAGGCAGGTGTTGGTAAAGTAGATTTAACGGGAGATTTTTCTAACCCAGATAATGATAAAAGAGGTGATTGGGCTTCAAAACCTTGGAAAGTAGGCTCAGATCAATCGGGTAGTAAATATGTTATTACAAACCCAAATAATAAAAAAGAATATAATGGAGAATGGATGGGAGATGAAGACACTTATAAAAAACTATTAAAAGATAATAGAATAGTATTCCCAAAAAATGGAGATGGATTTCCGCGTAAGAAATATTTTAGGTTTGAGCGAGAAGAAGAAGGCCAATGTGCTACAAATTGGTGGTCTCACGACCAATTTGGACATAACCAAGGTGCTAACAATGATATGACTTCTTTATTTGGAGAGAAAAACATATTCAGTAACCCAAAACCAAAAGAATTAATCAGAGGTCTAATTCAAATTTCAAATGCCAAATCGAACGATATAGTTTTAGATTTTTTTGGAGGAAGCGGAGTAACAGGACAAGCTGTTACAGAAATAAATGAAGAAGACAATCAACAAAGAAAATATATAGTTGTACAGATTCCGGAAATAATTGATAAAAAAGAAGAAGCCTACAAAGCTGGCTACAAAAAAATAAGCGACATCACCATTGAACGTAACAAACGAGTAGTTGAAAAGATAATTAAAGAAAAGAAACTGGCTAAGCCAGACTTATTTAAAAAAGAAGAAAGTGAACAAGAGCAATTAAGAGGTTTGGGCTTTAAAGTATTCAAACTTCAAAAATCAAACTTCCCAAGAGTAGAATTTGCTCCAGACCCTGAAAAAACGTCAGCAGAGAATATTGAATTACTAAAAAAATACATCAAAGACAAGGAAGCACAATTGGTTTCTGCATTCAATAAAAATGAATTGATAACCGAAATACTCATCAAAAATGGTTTTAAACTCAATTACACCTTAACCAAACAAGAGGAATTCAAGAAGAATGAAATTCTATTTGCTACAGATGGAGACAAAGAAACGCTAATTTGTTTAGATGTAATTATTGCAGACGAAACAGTAGAGCATTTTAAAACGAATACAGACCAAAAACTAATAGTTCTTGAACGTGCCTTAGACACTACCAAAAAATGGAATCTAAAACACGCTATGGGAGATAAGTTTAATGCTTTTTAAAGCAGAATGAAAAAGCCAAAGCGTTGTATTTTGTTTTTAATTTATTCATTCTTAAAAGCCAAATCAATGATTTAGAGGTGTATGTAAATAGCACTGAACTTTCCTAAACCACCGAACGCCCTATTTGCTATATACCTTGTTGTATGCCGTTTTTATTACTTTAATCAAACAATTTTGAAATTAACCAAGTAGCTAGAACAACCCCCCCAATGGTTAGTGCTGCTTTAACAATATCATCTGAGTTTTGGTCAGATAAAAAATTATCATATTGTTGCTTTGAAATATTTCCATTGCGAAACAATATACCCATATACTCTTTCTTGTCAGTTTTACTTGCAGAATTGTTGTTAATTAAGTCCTTTAATTCAAGCAAGCGATTGTATTCACTATTGTTCATGTTCTTGCTTTTTGTGTTTTAACTCATCAACTAATTTAGGAATCAAATTGTCCATTTGTTTTCCTATTTGGTCAATTACTTGTTGCTGTAAATCGTCCTTTGATTTCTGTTCCTGTAATTTAATTTTCAAATCATTGATTTGTTCTTTTAACAAATCATTTTTGTCTCTGATATATTCTTTAAGCTTATGCCTTGTACCTAGAAATGAAATAATAGCCGAAGCTACTATTCCAACGATGTACAATAAATCTTTTAGTCCAAATTCCATTTTGTTTAATTGAGTTCTGCTTAATTGTCCTTTAATTTCAAATCCTCAAAAACTTCTTCAAACATCTCCCCAGGGGCTACATCAATTGCCAACGCAATCAAATAAAGCTCTCTGGCTCTTAACTGAGTAGAAGGATTAAGTGTCAATTCACTAATTCTTGATTTGCTAATCCCAGTCTTCTTTGCAATTTCAGCTTTACTAGCTGATTTTTTGGATAAATACTGACCTAATTCTGTCATGTTGTCTTTTTGATATTCGATACTCAAATTTAATCTTTTGAGATGTTAGTTTAGAATTTCTGGACAATAGTTTTGTTTTATTCCAGAAAGTAATTACCTTAGTCATGATATTCGAAATCATAGTTTAATTTATCAAAACAAATTTAGATGAGTAGATATACTAAAGCCGATTTAGAAAGAATAGTTTCCATGCAATATGAAAACTTAAATGCGATTCATGATTTATTAAGTATTATGAAGCATCAAAATGAATTATTGACAAATGCCAATAAGAAGTTAAGTGATGAGGTTAGGGGAGTGAAACAGAAACTTTATTCGGGAAAGCGATAAGATTCTTAAAGAAGAAGAGGCTAATGACCTGAGTCATTTGAAAGGTGAGATAGGTCAATTCCCTTTTGGATAACTGATTTCCTTAATCTTTGAAAATCTTTTTTATCTAATTTCCCCTTTAGTTTCTTTTTAACAAATATTTCACCTGTTCCAAGGTGCAATTTCCAGTTGTTTTCATATTCATGAGGATGGGAAGGGAATGAATCTAAGTCGTTTTTGTGAATTCGCCACTTTCGATTGTTAATTTTGATTGTGGCTTTTTCTAAATTATCTGCCTCAAATAAAGTTAATGTTGGTGAATCGAATTC
This window of the Flavobacteriaceae bacterium genome carries:
- a CDS encoding site-specific DNA-methyltransferase; this translates as MIIEGENLAVLKLLSNSYREQVKCIYIDPPYNTGKDFVYSDRFNQDRKEYWEDAEMTENGYKIDSNAETDGRFHSNWLNMMYSRLLISRQLLSEKGVIFISIDDNEVHHLRKLCDEIFGEENFEGHIHWRRRHNQPNDKSKMIGLVAEHIISYSKNKEEYKKAGVGKVDLTGDFSNPDNDKRGDWASKPWKVGSDQSGSKYVITNPNNKKEYNGEWMGDEDTYKKLLKDNRIVFPKNGDGFPRKKYFRFEREEEGQCATNWWSHDQFGHNQGANNDMTSLFGEKNIFSNPKPKELIRGLIQISNAKSNDIVLDFFGGSGVTGQAVTEINEEDNQQRKYIVVQIPEIIDKKEEAYKAGYKKISDITIERNKRVVEKIIKEKKLAKPDLFKKEESEQEQLRGLGFKVFKLQKSNFPRVEFAPDPEKTSAENIELLKKYIKDKEAQLVSAFNKNELITEILIKNGFKLNYTLTKQEEFKKNEILFATDGDKETLICLDVIIADETVEHFKTNTDQKLIVLERALDTTKKWNLKHAMGDKFNAF
- a CDS encoding helix-turn-helix domain-containing protein produces the protein MTELGQYLSKKSASKAEIAKKTGISKSRISELTLNPSTQLRARELYLIALAIDVAPGEMFEEVFEDLKLKDN